In Terriglobus sp. TAA 43, a single window of DNA contains:
- the dxs gene encoding 1-deoxy-D-xylulose-5-phosphate synthase, translating to MSDHLSTIKSPADVKKLTIPQLTELAQEIRERLIQSVARTGGHIGPNLGVVELTVAMHYVFDTPKDSFVFDVSHQAYVHKLLTGREDRFDTIRQPGGLNGFMLRTESEHDSFGAGHAGTALSAALGMAVARDLNGGSEHIVALAGDAAFTCGISYEALNNVAAQTKRLIIVLNDNEWSIDKNVGAIAGYFHKIVTHPRFTYLHDRASELIERFGGKTAKHLQRKAEESVKGLLGPSMLFEEFGLDYYGPIDGHDLPLLVATFQFLKAQNKPVVLHALTQKGRGFQPAMDKQKKFHGLGPYDPETGETSATGQKTYSEIFAETMVKLANSDPKVVAITAAMPNGTALDLFRPFHPGRYFDVGIAEEHAVIFAAGMATKGYKPFCAIYSTFLQRAFDPIVHDVALQELPVVFCMDRGGLSGDDGPTHHGLFDISYLRCIPNLVHMVPKDEDELADMMQTALLHNGPSAIRYPRGTGPGTAVKAQPAALEIGKAEVIEEGSDVAIFGLGALLPMAKEMAAQLRGLGLSVAVINPRFVKPIDRECVERYGRTCGLVVTFEDHVLAGGYGSAVLEALNAAEINTPVVRIGWPDQFIEHGKVDALREKYGISVSGAMQQAQPFLHSLLQSRLTTH from the coding sequence ATGAGCGACCACCTCTCGACGATCAAATCTCCGGCCGACGTAAAGAAACTGACCATTCCGCAACTGACGGAACTGGCGCAGGAGATTCGTGAACGCCTTATCCAAAGCGTAGCGCGCACCGGCGGCCACATTGGGCCCAACCTCGGCGTGGTGGAACTCACCGTCGCCATGCACTATGTTTTTGACACGCCGAAGGATTCGTTCGTCTTCGACGTCAGCCACCAGGCATACGTCCACAAACTGCTCACCGGCCGCGAAGATCGCTTTGACACCATCCGCCAACCGGGCGGACTAAACGGCTTCATGCTCCGCACCGAGAGTGAGCACGACAGCTTCGGCGCAGGCCACGCGGGAACCGCACTCAGCGCCGCCCTGGGCATGGCCGTCGCACGTGATCTCAACGGTGGCAGCGAACACATCGTAGCGCTCGCGGGCGATGCAGCATTCACCTGCGGCATCAGCTACGAAGCGCTAAACAACGTGGCCGCGCAGACCAAGCGCCTCATCATCGTGCTGAACGATAACGAGTGGTCCATCGACAAGAATGTCGGCGCCATCGCCGGCTACTTCCACAAGATCGTCACGCACCCGCGCTTCACGTATCTGCACGACCGTGCATCGGAGCTGATCGAACGCTTCGGTGGCAAGACCGCGAAGCATCTGCAGCGCAAGGCAGAGGAGAGCGTCAAAGGCCTGCTCGGTCCGTCCATGCTCTTTGAAGAGTTTGGTCTGGATTACTACGGCCCCATCGACGGCCACGATCTTCCGCTCCTCGTTGCCACCTTCCAGTTTCTCAAGGCGCAGAACAAGCCCGTGGTGCTGCACGCACTCACGCAGAAGGGCCGCGGCTTCCAGCCCGCCATGGACAAGCAGAAGAAGTTCCACGGCCTCGGGCCCTACGATCCTGAGACCGGCGAAACAAGCGCCACCGGCCAGAAGACCTACTCCGAAATCTTTGCGGAAACAATGGTCAAACTGGCCAACAGCGACCCGAAGGTCGTTGCCATCACCGCAGCTATGCCCAACGGCACAGCGCTTGATCTCTTCCGCCCCTTTCACCCCGGCCGCTACTTCGACGTGGGTATCGCAGAAGAGCACGCGGTAATCTTCGCCGCAGGCATGGCCACCAAGGGCTACAAGCCCTTCTGTGCCATCTACTCCACGTTCCTTCAGCGCGCCTTCGATCCGATCGTGCACGACGTCGCGTTACAGGAACTCCCTGTGGTCTTCTGTATGGATCGAGGTGGCCTTAGTGGCGACGACGGCCCAACGCACCACGGCCTTTTCGACATCAGCTACCTGCGCTGCATCCCGAACCTCGTGCACATGGTGCCCAAGGACGAAGACGAACTCGCAGACATGATGCAGACTGCGCTCCTGCACAACGGCCCATCCGCCATCCGCTATCCACGTGGCACAGGCCCTGGAACCGCTGTGAAAGCACAGCCAGCGGCACTTGAAATCGGCAAAGCGGAAGTTATCGAAGAAGGTTCTGACGTTGCCATCTTTGGCCTGGGCGCACTTCTTCCCATGGCAAAAGAGATGGCCGCACAACTACGTGGCCTCGGCCTCAGCGTAGCCGTCATCAATCCGCGCTTCGTGAAGCCCATCGACCGCGAATGCGTCGAGCGTTACGGCCGCACCTGCGGTCTCGTCGTCACGTTCGAAGACCATGTGTTGGCCGGCGGCTATGGTTCCGCAGTGCTCGAAGCGTTGAATGCCGCAGAGATCAACACACCTGTGGTTCGCATCGGATGGCCCGATCAGTTCATCGAGCACGGCAAGGTAGATGCTCTACGCGAGAAATATGGAATCAGCGTGAGCGGAGCCATGCAACAGGCACAGCCGTTCCTCCACTCACTTCTGCAGAGTCGTCTCACAACCCACTAA
- a CDS encoding dicarboxylate/amino acid:cation symporter, with translation MPSDNSLNTSMRSIRIEIALWVLSALALTVGFALVSSSGTAHTVGLVLRVGGVLLLAAWATFIRPRLTPWIVVGMVAGVELGLDAPSIAIGSHFLSNIFLRLVKTIVAPLILATLISGIAGHGDLKSVGRMGWKSLLYFEVLTTIALVVGLAAANISKAGVGLALPAELAGSVPSAAPMHWQEFLEHVFPENLAKSIAEGQVLQVAVFAAIFGMALAMTPRDKAEPVLRLTEGLSETMFRFTNIVMYTAPLGVMSAMAYTIAKMGPGVLVHLGKLLLVFYAALLVFIFCVLLPVALLAKLPLRRLLRHLSGPAAIAFATATSEAALPRAMEEMEAFGVPRRILSFVIPAGYSFNLDGSTLYLAMAMVFVAQVANVPLGFGTQIFMMGTLMLASKGVAGVPRAVLVVLLATAGTLRLPSEPILVLLGIDALMDMGRTAINVVGNCLASAVVARWEGVLFEEPATPAVIAGMQE, from the coding sequence ATGCCCTCCGATAACAGTCTGAATACCTCCATGCGTTCCATCCGCATAGAAATTGCATTGTGGGTGCTTTCCGCATTGGCTCTTACGGTGGGCTTTGCACTTGTTTCTTCGAGCGGCACGGCGCATACCGTCGGTCTGGTGCTGCGTGTCGGCGGTGTTCTGTTACTGGCAGCATGGGCAACGTTTATCCGCCCGCGCCTCACACCCTGGATCGTCGTGGGCATGGTCGCCGGTGTCGAACTGGGGCTAGATGCACCTTCCATTGCCATCGGATCACACTTCCTCTCCAACATCTTCCTGCGACTCGTAAAGACCATCGTGGCGCCGCTGATTCTTGCCACACTCATCAGCGGCATTGCTGGCCACGGCGACCTGAAGAGCGTTGGCCGCATGGGATGGAAGAGCCTGTTGTACTTTGAAGTGCTCACCACCATCGCGCTTGTAGTCGGCCTTGCTGCGGCAAACATTTCGAAGGCGGGCGTAGGTCTCGCGTTGCCTGCGGAACTTGCGGGATCGGTGCCTTCCGCCGCACCGATGCACTGGCAGGAGTTTCTGGAACACGTCTTCCCGGAGAACCTCGCCAAGTCCATCGCAGAGGGACAGGTGTTGCAGGTGGCGGTCTTTGCAGCCATCTTCGGCATGGCGCTGGCCATGACACCCCGCGATAAAGCAGAGCCAGTCCTTCGTCTGACCGAAGGTCTCAGTGAAACCATGTTTCGTTTCACTAACATCGTCATGTACACGGCTCCGCTGGGTGTCATGTCGGCTATGGCGTACACCATCGCAAAGATGGGGCCGGGAGTACTGGTTCATCTCGGCAAACTGCTGCTGGTCTTTTACGCAGCCCTGCTGGTGTTCATCTTCTGCGTCCTGTTGCCGGTAGCGCTGCTAGCGAAACTGCCGTTGAGGCGCTTGTTGAGGCATCTCTCCGGCCCCGCCGCCATCGCATTCGCCACCGCAACCAGCGAAGCCGCCCTCCCACGCGCCATGGAAGAGATGGAGGCATTCGGCGTCCCGCGCCGCATCCTGTCATTCGTCATTCCCGCGGGCTACTCCTTTAACCTCGACGGCTCTACGCTGTACCTCGCCATGGCGATGGTCTTCGTGGCGCAGGTGGCAAACGTCCCACTCGGCTTCGGCACGCAGATCTTCATGATGGGCACGCTCATGCTCGCGTCCAAGGGCGTGGCCGGTGTGCCGCGTGCCGTACTCGTGGTCCTGCTGGCCACCGCAGGCACTCTGCGTCTCCCCAGCGAGCCCATTCTCGTCCTGCTGGGTATCGACGCGCTCATGGACATGGGCCGTACCGCCATCAACGTGGTCGGCAACTGCCTGGCGTCTGCCGTGGTCGCGCGCTGGGAGGGAGTCCTGTTTGAGGAGCCTGCCACCCCTGCCGTTATCGCTGGGATGCAGGAATAA
- a CDS encoding DUF4440 domain-containing protein translates to MLKTISGFALLLLLPLTAAAQLDPLSKKAPTNNPVTQPTLSPGTVELLVLDSKFSDETAKGGGKVFSSWFADDALTLNNGKQPTYGKANIAASANWNPSEYELKWQPLGAQMGPSGDMGFTWGHYDGHGKDKNGAEVVLSGRYITVWKKINGQWKVALDASANEPADAGECCRLPKP, encoded by the coding sequence ATGCTGAAGACGATTTCCGGATTCGCACTGCTTCTTCTCTTGCCTTTAACGGCAGCGGCACAGCTTGATCCTCTGTCGAAGAAGGCGCCGACGAACAATCCTGTGACACAGCCCACACTGTCGCCCGGGACCGTTGAATTGCTCGTACTGGATTCAAAGTTCAGCGATGAGACTGCGAAGGGAGGCGGCAAGGTGTTCTCAAGCTGGTTTGCCGACGATGCCCTGACGCTGAATAACGGCAAGCAACCGACCTACGGCAAAGCGAACATTGCCGCGTCAGCTAACTGGAATCCCAGCGAATACGAATTGAAATGGCAGCCGCTGGGCGCGCAGATGGGCCCGAGCGGCGACATGGGATTTACATGGGGCCACTACGATGGTCACGGCAAGGATAAGAATGGCGCGGAGGTTGTACTCTCTGGCCGATACATCACCGTCTGGAAGAAGATCAACGGCCAATGGAAGGTGGCGCTCGATGCCAGCGCGAACGAACCCGCAGATGCGGGAGAATGCTGCAGACTGCCCAAACCATAA
- a CDS encoding PAS domain S-box protein yields the protein MTITGLQRDPRSRSTVLPEERRLQSLERLEINSLPEPALDEMTQLLAQICDTSAAAISFVERDRVWFKSRVGLPSRTMPRLDAPCDETVLGDDIFQIPDAANDGHYPDGYIPVGNIAYRFYAGAPLRTADGQVVGTLCVFDEEPRLLNEMEAATLRVMARQVMTRLELNLTTRMADRDARSRQRVESALTVERNFVSAVLDTVGALVVVLDTAGRIVRFNRICETISGLSLSDVVGRAEWDTLVPPEDREANIATYQQLRDGHFPFAYENRWLTRDGSIRRIQWTATALPDVQGEVAFLIATGIDVTLQREAELTLRESEARYRTLIEGSLGAVFTHAMDGTLISINTYGAEHLGYVMEEMTNRSLTDFMPIRHQKTFEDYLHTLGETGEAQGTFEFSHRDGEVRVLAYRNRLIEASTREHYALCFAVDITEKVHAEERLSALTRQSNSILDSVGDGIFGTDLNGITTVCNPAAAQMLGYRPDEIESKILGQSLHALTHHTHADGSPYAESDCPILNSTHDSKTVRVSRDVFWRKDGTSFPVEYVACPMVDNGRATGIVVAFTDTTERRALDRMKDEFVSTVSHELRTPLTSMRASLGLIASGALKTRPEKAEQMLGIAIGNTDRLVNLVNDILELERIGSGKAELHSGDVNVYLLMHRATDLLSGMAAKHNIRFTYGEPGVHVWADSDRILQLLTNLLSNAIKFSPSGGEIHMEAHYSAPGEATIEVRDHGRGIPSDKLELIFGRFQQVDASDARVMGGTGLGLAICRSIVSQHGGHIWAESKLGSGARFLFTLPTEPSSHLHK from the coding sequence ATGACGATAACCGGACTTCAACGCGATCCCAGGTCACGCTCCACGGTTCTGCCGGAGGAACGGCGGCTGCAGTCACTGGAACGGCTGGAAATTAACAGCCTGCCCGAACCTGCGCTGGACGAGATGACACAGCTGTTGGCGCAGATATGCGATACGAGCGCCGCTGCCATTTCATTCGTAGAGCGCGATCGTGTGTGGTTCAAGTCGCGCGTGGGGCTGCCTTCGCGCACCATGCCTCGGCTGGACGCTCCGTGCGATGAGACGGTGCTGGGCGATGACATTTTTCAGATTCCCGATGCCGCAAATGACGGGCACTATCCAGACGGCTACATCCCGGTCGGCAATATTGCGTATCGCTTCTACGCGGGCGCACCGTTGCGCACGGCCGATGGGCAGGTGGTTGGGACGCTTTGCGTGTTTGACGAAGAACCGCGGCTGTTAAACGAGATGGAAGCAGCCACACTGCGTGTGATGGCGCGGCAGGTGATGACACGGCTGGAGCTGAACCTGACCACACGCATGGCTGACCGTGATGCTCGTTCGCGACAGCGTGTGGAGTCGGCGCTGACAGTCGAGCGCAACTTCGTATCTGCTGTGTTGGATACAGTGGGCGCGCTTGTGGTGGTGTTGGATACTGCCGGACGCATCGTGCGCTTCAATCGCATCTGCGAAACGATTTCCGGGCTTTCACTGAGCGATGTCGTTGGACGTGCGGAGTGGGACACGCTAGTGCCACCGGAAGACCGCGAGGCGAACATTGCAACGTATCAGCAATTGCGCGATGGACACTTCCCCTTTGCTTATGAGAATCGCTGGCTCACGCGCGATGGCTCCATTCGTCGTATTCAATGGACTGCGACCGCACTGCCTGATGTTCAGGGCGAAGTAGCCTTTCTGATTGCGACGGGTATAGATGTCACACTGCAACGCGAGGCCGAACTGACGCTGCGTGAGAGCGAGGCTCGCTACCGCACCTTGATTGAAGGTTCACTCGGCGCTGTGTTCACGCATGCGATGGATGGAACGCTGATCTCCATCAACACCTATGGTGCAGAGCACCTGGGCTATGTGATGGAGGAGATGACGAACCGTTCTCTGACAGACTTCATGCCGATACGACACCAGAAGACATTTGAAGATTATCTTCATACGCTGGGTGAAACGGGTGAGGCGCAAGGAACCTTCGAGTTCAGCCATCGTGATGGTGAAGTACGCGTGCTGGCCTATCGCAACCGCCTGATTGAAGCCAGCACTCGCGAGCACTATGCGCTATGTTTCGCCGTTGACATCACCGAAAAAGTTCACGCCGAAGAACGTCTTTCTGCACTGACCCGGCAATCCAATTCGATTCTGGATTCCGTTGGCGATGGCATCTTCGGCACGGATCTGAATGGCATCACCACCGTGTGCAATCCTGCTGCGGCGCAGATGCTGGGATATCGTCCAGATGAGATTGAAAGCAAGATCCTGGGACAAAGTCTGCACGCGTTGACGCATCATACGCACGCGGATGGATCGCCGTATGCAGAGAGCGATTGCCCGATCCTCAACTCCACCCATGATTCGAAGACGGTACGTGTGAGCAGGGATGTTTTCTGGCGGAAAGATGGGACCAGCTTTCCAGTGGAGTATGTCGCCTGCCCCATGGTGGATAACGGTAGAGCAACGGGCATTGTGGTGGCGTTCACGGATACAACAGAACGACGCGCGCTGGATCGCATGAAGGACGAATTCGTCTCCACCGTGTCGCATGAACTTCGTACACCGTTGACGAGTATGCGTGCATCGCTTGGACTGATTGCTTCAGGCGCGTTGAAAACACGCCCCGAAAAAGCAGAGCAGATGCTGGGCATCGCCATTGGGAACACGGATCGATTAGTGAATTTGGTGAACGATATTCTGGAACTGGAACGCATCGGTTCCGGTAAAGCAGAACTGCATTCGGGCGACGTCAATGTGTACCTATTGATGCATCGTGCGACCGATCTGCTCAGCGGTATGGCCGCCAAACATAACATCCGCTTCACCTATGGCGAGCCGGGCGTGCACGTGTGGGCGGATAGTGATCGCATTCTGCAATTGCTTACAAATCTGCTCTCCAACGCCATTAAGTTCTCGCCTAGCGGTGGCGAGATCCACATGGAAGCGCACTACAGCGCCCCGGGAGAGGCCACGATTGAAGTGCGAGACCACGGTCGCGGCATTCCCAGCGACAAACTGGAACTGATCTTTGGGCGTTTTCAGCAGGTGGATGCTTCGGATGCGCGTGTGATGGGTGGCACGGGACTGGGACTGGCCATCTGCCGCAGCATCGTTTCACAGCACGGTGGACATATCTGGGCTGAGAGCAAACTGGGCAGCGGCGCCCGGTTCCTGTTCACACTTCCTACGGAACCGAGCAGCCATCTGCACAAGTAG